One window from the genome of Nicotiana sylvestris chromosome 9, ASM39365v2, whole genome shotgun sequence encodes:
- the LOC138877651 gene encoding uncharacterized protein, whose translation MANQVIIRALFQEGASQVRPPYFNGQYFSYWKIRMENFAKAYDVKVWRVIKKGNYPLPAATPPLADPEDIDSYTKEQMEVVQVNNKSRNLLHNAISGEEYEKISSCDTSKEMWDMLEVTYEGTDKIKETYINLLVHDYKLFSMKEGESIEEMFAKFSKIISDLKAFGKPYTSSDQVRKILRSLPTTWQTKVVTLESQDLNKLSYDELRGELIAFEKTHLKKTSQEEKKENSCIQDFN comes from the coding sequence atggcaaATCAAGTTATCATAAGAGCTCTCTTTCAGGAAGGAGCTTCACAAGTTAGACCACCATATTTCAATGGACAATATTTTTCTTATTGGAAAATACGGATGGAGAACTTTGCCAAGGCTTATGACGTCAAAGTTTGGAgagtcatcaaaaaggggaactaTCCCTTACCAGCTGCTACTCCACCACTTGCAGATCCTGAAGATATAGATTCATATACAAAAGAGCAAATGGAAGTGGTACAAGTTAACAATAAATCGAGAAATCTGCTTCACAATGCTATAAGTGGTGAAGAATATGAGAAAATCTCTAGCTGTGACACATCCAAAGAAATGTGGGACATGCTTGAGGTCACCTATGAAGGAACCGACAAAATAAAGGAAACATATATTAACTTGTTGGTTCATGATTACAAACTCTTCTCAATGAAAGAAGGAGAATCTATTGAAGAGATGTTTGCCaagtttagcaaaataattagcGATCTAAAGGCATTTGGCAAGCCTTATACCAGTAGTGATCAAGTTAGAAAAATTCTCAGAAGCCTGCCAACCACTTGGCAGACCAAAGTAGTCACACTGGAATCTCAAGATCTAAACAAATTATCTTATGATGAACTACGAGGAGAACTCATAGCCTTTGAAAAGACACATCTCAAGAAGACTagtcaagaagaaaaaaaagaaaatagttgcATTCAAGACTTCAACTGA
- the LOC138877652 gene encoding uncharacterized protein, translating into MYGTKLLTAVGLYANNGIVPIVYAVVEKETRDTWSWFLNYLSIDLEIDDHGGWTFMSDKKKGLLEEFNDVLTFVSHRFYVRHLYGNFRRTGFSGFSLRSALWATAKSTMVKFFHDRMSDLLNLDANVVSWLSDKPPSEWSRSHFNPNAKCDILLNNMCESFNSMILEARVKTIITLLEKLRYILMARIQADKDKGEKWNLGDVCPRIKDILHRNESAAAAFIPQKSNKWNYEILGESMDDNWAVDLHNKTCSCRKWMITGYPCKHAISAIWAKNDERIYEYAILPINGSQLWPKSNKIPPLPPKNVKQKKGRKQKLRKKEFDEA; encoded by the exons ATGTATGGAACTAAATTGTTAACAGCAGTTGGACTTTATGCTAATAATGGCATAGTCCCAATCGTATATGCAGTTGTTGAAAAGGAAACACGGGATACGTGGTCATGGTTTTTGAACTACTTGTCTATTGATTTGGAGATTGATGATCATGGTGGTTGGACCTTCATGTCAGATAAGAAAAAAG GTCTTCTTGAAGAATTTAACGATGTGTTGACATTCGTCAGTCATAGATTCTACGTGAGACACCTCTATGGCAATTTTAGGAGGACTGGCTTTAGTGGTTTCTCCTTAAGGAGTGCACTTTGGGCTACTGCAAAGTCTACGATGGTGAAGTTCTTTCATGATCGCATGTCTGACCTTTTAAATTTAGATGCAAATGTTGTTTCTTGGTTAAGTGACAAACCACCAAGTGAATGGTCTAGATCTCACTTCAATCCAAATGCTAAGTGTGATATCTTGTTGAATAACATGTGTGAATCCTTTAATAGCATGATTCTTGAGGCCCGAGTCAAGACTATTATAACATTGTTAGAGAAATTAAGATACATATTGATGGCTCGGATACAAGCTGACAAGGATAAAGGAGAAAAATGGAATTTGGGTGATGTTTGCCCTAGAATCAAGGATATTTTACACAGAAATGAGTCGGCAGCAGCTGCGTTTATTCCTCAAAAATCAAATAAGTGGAATTATGAAATTCTTGGAGAGAGCATGGATGATAATTGGGCAGTGGACCTACATAACAAAACATGTAGTTGTAGGAAGTGGATGATAACCGGATATCCTTGCAAGCATGCCATTTCGGCAATTTGGGCTAAAAATGATGAG AGAATTTATGAATATGCTATTCTTCCAATTAATGGATCACAATTGTGGCCTAAATCTAATAAGATTCCTCCTTTGCCTCCAAAGAATgtgaaacaaaaaaaaggaagaaagcaaaaattgaggaaaaagGAATTTGATGAAGCTTGA